A single window of Debaryomyces hansenii CBS767 chromosome F complete sequence DNA harbors:
- a CDS encoding DEHA2F20702p (similar to uniprot|P25618 Saccharomyces cerevisiae YCR017C CWH43 Putative sensor/transporter protein involved in cell wall biogenesis), translated as MSKNLTNESKGSDKTVILRFNASLIAYAHGIFAYSAFLAALVVGCWLHYHKIVENSSFGYPDEWFPSVSATIGDRYPERSIFQILIAVTSGPRFLLLLFNFIRLYKKNSVVPYLGLLSGVIRTFTCGGWVYITSTDDHDWHDIFMISYIVLTIPWTVCITKLSPKGSKVRRGRAFTALTFFSMLVPLVYWFIQHKVHVRAGAYSVYAYFEWALILLDVGFDVWSVIDFADMEIVLYGDGIEFVTTTTSKSVAPAAASVTTPKADSKTALENDEFTFVEFLVSSTNAFMFWSVVTSLLLCVWYFPLWHMGISGYEAVIVLFFVAPLLLVIPFIRNFFSRFPFIARSLAVLLGIGAYKVEEPTERLLTISAGASFAVIAFVGESWSLSNQPKKFNAHAIAFLIGLLATSVVKFASYSNNPIWPIMHKENGGYNNAGIFIGLASAFLTPSLHSTTFKVSSQRTGGSIFLAALGFGGYYFSIQSYLSDSSTLTLWTWSGFPITGPTPITGALFNFGAIIIGIILSIKLPANMLSGKFYNVVIGGVSAFVLYKYEGWTGYAGACVYSLYISSISPIIWQSTVGYNPAVLFSLAFFFEIIIALASIWIVAYAFVPGGPLLRERTDIILSISFIMILCGVYNYNLRNKNTHITRAKVVATRLFKQALSILSILLALSIAITFKRYPSESYEPYNASSKSFTAGIWCVHFGLDNDMWSSEIRMRDLIREAEVDIIGLLESDTQRLIGGNRDFTQTIAEDLGMYADYGPGPNKHTWGAALLSKFPIINSTHHLLPSPVGELAPAIHATLDIYGELVDVLVFHSGQEEDEEDRRLQSLALEEIMSGSPRPAVLLSYLVTNPHEGNYNTYVSEKSRMYDIDSTDWDRWCEYILFRDLKKVAYARISRSTITDTELQIGKFKLLSEDEKSENDADFLYGNNFVDENDIEEDLRMPELFRGDGVRGHRYHVFDEPRYFAQYN; from the coding sequence ATGAGCAAGAATCTTACAAACGAAAGTAAGGGAAGCGATAAAACTGTTATTTTAAGGTTCAATGCGAGCTTGATAGCGTACGCTCATGGGATATTTGCCTATTCGGCTTTCCTAGCTGCTTTGGTGGTGGGATGTTGGTTACATTATCATAAGATTGTAGAGAATTCGTCTTTTGGGTATCCCGATGAGTGGTTTCCTAGTGTGTCGGCGACTATTGGTGATAGGTATCCTGAGAGGTCTATTTTCCAGATTTTGATTGCCGTGACATCGGGGCCTCGGTTCTTGTTGTTActcttcaacttcatcaGATTGTACAAGAAGAACTCGGTGGTTCCGTACTTGGGGCTTTTGTCGGGGGTGATAAGGACATTTACTTGTGGGGGATGGGTTTACATTACGTCGACAGATGACCATGATTGGCACGACATTTTCATGATCAGTTATATTGTGCTTACGATCCCATGGACGGTGTGTATCACCAAACTTTCGCCTAAGGGGTCAAAGGTTCGTAGAGGAAGGGCTTTTACTGCGTTGACGTTCTTTTCCATGTTGGTGCCTTTGGTCTATTGGTTTATCCAGCATAAGGTCCATGTGAGGGCGGGCGCGTACTCGGTCTATGCGTATTTCGAGTGGGCATTGATCTTGTTGGATGTCGGGTTTGACGTGTGGTCGGTGATTGATTTTGCCGACATGGAGATTGTGCTCTACGGTGATGGAATTGAGTTTGttaccaccaccacctCGAAATCTGTTGCACCAGCGGCTGCATCAGTTACAACACCAAAAGCTGACAGCAAGACGGCGTTGGAAAACGATGAATTCACGtttgttgaatttcttgTCAGTAGTACTAATGCATTTATGTTCTGGTCTGTTGTCACTTCATTGTTGTTGTGTGTTTGGTACTTTCCATTATGGCACATGGGTATCTCAGGATATGAGGCTGTTATAGTTTTGTTCTTTGTTGCACCATTGTTATTGGTGATACCTTTCATCAGAAACTTTTTCAGTAGATTTCCATTCATTGCGAGATCTTTGGCAGTGTTGCTCGGTATTGGAGCATACAAAGTCGAAGAACCTACGGAGAGGTTATTAACTATTTCTGCTGGTGCATCATTTGCCGTTATTGCTTTTGTTGGTGAATCCTGGTCATTATCAAACCAACCTAAAAAGTTTAATGCACATGCAATTGCATTTCTTATCGGTCTCTTAGCTACTTCAGTCGTGAAATTTGCATCctattcaaataatccTATTTGGCCTATTATGCACAAGGAAAATGGTGGCTATAATAATGCCGGTATCTTTATTGGTTTAGCATCTGCTTTTTTGACACCATCTTTACATTCAACAACATTCAAGGTAAGTTCTCAAAGAACGGGGGGTTCAATTTTCTTAGCGGCCTTAGGTTTTGGCggatattatttttcaattcagtCGTATTTAAGTGATTCATCAACATTGACATTATGGACTTGGAGCGGTTTCCCTATTACTGGACCAACTCCAATAACTGGTGCCCTTTTTAACTTCGGAGCTATAATTATAGGTATTATactttcaattaaattgCCCGCTAATATGTTGAGTGGTAAATTCTACAACGTAGTTATTGGTGGTGTTAGTGCATTTGTCTTATACAAATATGAAGGATGGACTGGTTATGCTGGTGCGTGTGTCTATTCCCTTTACATTTCTTCCATATCACCAATAATTTGGCAATCTACTGTTGGATACAATCCAGCCGTTTTGTTTTCGCTTGCATtcttttttgaaattataatCGCTTTGGCTAGTATCTGGATTGTTGCATATGCATTTGTTCCTGGTGGACCATTATTGAGAGAAAGAActgatataattttatctatttcttttattatGATTTTATGTGGTGTTTacaattataatttgaGAAACAAGAATACCCATATCACTCGTGCAAAGGTTGTTGCTACGAGATTATTTAAACAAGCTTTAAGTATATTATCCATATTGTTAGCATTGTCAATTGCTATCACATTCAAGAGATATCCTAGTGAAAGCTATGAACCTTATAATGCCTCCTCAAAATCGTTTACTGCGGGTATTTGGTGTGTTCATTTTGGTTTAGATAACGACATGTGGTCTAGTGAAATAAGAATGAGAGATTTAATAAGGGAAGCAGAAGTTGATATAATTGGATTATTAGAAAGTGATACACAACGTTTGATCGGTGGTAACCGTGATTTCACTCAAACGATAGCTGAAGATTTAGGAATGTATGCCGACTATGGCCCAGGTCCAAATAAACATACCTGGGGTGCTGCATTATTATCTAAATTCCCTATCATCAATTCAACCCATCATTTATTGCCTAGCCCTGTTGGTGAATTAGCTCCAGCTATTCATGCTACCTTAGACATTTACGGCGAATTGGTGGATGTGCTTGTTTTCCATTCTGGTCaagaggaagatgaagaagatcgTAGATTACAAAGTTTGGCccttgaagaaataatgaGTGGCTCTCCAAGACCTGCTGTTTTATTGAGTTACCTTGTTACAAATCCTCATGAAGGTAACTACAATACTTATGTAAGTGAAAAGTCAAGAATGTATGACATTGACAGTACCGATTGGGATAGATGGTGTGAATACATTTTGTTCAGAGATTTGAAGAAGGTCGCATATGCGAGAATATCAAGGTCTACCATCACTGATACTGAATTGCAAATCGGAAAGTTCAAGTTATTAAGTGAAGACgaaaaatcagaaaatgACGCAGATTTCTTATATGGTAACAATTtcgttgatgaaaatgatattgaagaggATTTAAGAATGCCCGAATTATTTAGAGGCGATGGTGTTAGAGGCCATAGATATCATGTTTTTGATGAACCTCGTTATTTTGCTCAATATAATTAA
- a CDS encoding DEHA2F20658p (similar to uniprot|P38077 Saccharomyces cerevisiae YBR039W ATP3 Gamma subunit of the F1 sector of mitochondrial F1F0 ATP synthase), translating into MFRLGANQVARTAGARNYATLREIEMRLKSIKNIEKITKTMKIVASTRLNKAQRAMTASRVFNKSDSEFYKNAEPESNEAEKTLLVVVSSDKGLCGSIHTQVAKAARKRLEALGGAVDVVTVGEKVKVQLMRTHSEKMKLTFSGTGKEAPNFHEVALIADEIHKLGKYENTEIVYNKYVSGVSFEPSEFSVYASEAIEKAPGLSKYELEGEGVSDTLAEFSLANSLLTAMAEGYASEISARRNAMDNASKNAGDMIDSYSILYNRTRQAVITNELVDIITGASSLE; encoded by the exons ATGTTTCGTTTAGGTGCCAATCAAGTTGCCCGTACTGCCGGTGCAAG AAATTATGCTACTTTGCgtgaaattgaaatgcGTCTTAAGTCCATTAAGAACATTGAAAAGATCACCAAGACCATGAAGATTGTTGCTTCTACCCGTTTAAACAAGGCTCAAAGAGCCATGACTGCTTCCAGAGTGTTCAACAAGTCCGATTCTGAATTCTACAAGAACGCTGAACCAGAATCCAACGAAGCCGAAAAGACTTTGTTAGTTGTTGTTTCTTCCGATAAGGGGTTATGTGGTTCTATCCACACGCAAGTCGCCAAGGCTGCTAGAAAGAGACTCGAAGCTTTAGGCGGTGCAGTTGATGTTGTTACCGTTGGTGAAAAGGTTAAGGTCCAATTAATGAGAACCCACAGtgaaaaaatgaaattgactTTCAGTGGTACCGGTAAGGAAGCACCAAACTTCCACGAAGTCGCTTTAATTGCTGATGAAATTCACAAGTTAGGTAAATACGAAAACACCGAAATCGTCTACAACAAGTACGTCAGTGGTGTTTCTTTCGAACCATCTGAATTTTCTGTTTACGCTTCTGAAGCCATCGAAAAGGCCCCAGGTTTATCCAAGTATGAATTAGAAGGTGAAGGTGTATCTGACACCTTAGCTGAGTTCTCTTTAGCCAACTCTCTTTTAACTGCTATGGCTGAAGGTTACGCTTCTGAAATTTCTGCCAGAAGAAACGCTATGGATAACGCTTCTAAGAATGCTGGTGATATGATTGACTCTTACTCTATCTTATATAACAGAACCAGACAAGCTGTCATTACTAATGAATTAGTTGATATCATTACTGGTGCTTCTTCATTAGAATAG
- a CDS encoding DEHA2F20680p (highly similar to CA1490|IPF165 Candida albicans IPF165), producing MREQWIRTYSLRVTHEALRKCKQYHGEDAQKNCRPLVLKYMKMLESYPLQGYLGYQKNDPSQ from the coding sequence ATGAGAGAACAGTGGATCAGAACATACTCGTTGAGAGTGACCCACGAGGCATTGAGAAAGTGCAAGCAGTACCACGGTGAAGATGCGCAAAAGAACTGCAGACCTTTGGTGTTGAAGTACATGAAGATGCTTGAATCCTACCCATTGCAAGGCTACTTGGGCTACCAAAAGAACGATCCATCCCAATAG